The genomic interval TGTGCCGTATAGCGTACCGTTCTGAGCTGCACGAACGATAGCTTCTGTAATATGCGGGTGAGCATGTCCAGTAATAATAGGGCCATAAGCAGCTAAATAGTCGATATAGCGGTTATCATCGACATCCCAGAAATAAGCGCCCTCGCCACGTTTCATAAATACGGGTGCGCCGCCGCCTACCGCTTTGTAAGAACGGGAAGGACTGTTGACGCCGCCAACAATATGCTGCAGCGCTTCTTCATATAGTTTTTCGGAATTTTGTCGCTTTGTTGTCATGGAAAGCAGCCTCCAATGGGATTCATAGTTGTAAGTCATTTAAACAAGTTGAGAAAGAGTGTCGTATGATGTACAGCCGCGGAGCAGCTAGAAACAAAATACACGCAACTTGAAGCGCCGTTGCGTGTACGTATGTTTACTGCTGTTTATTGCTGTTGTCGCTGCCGCTTGGTGTACTGCTTGGCGAAGCAGTAGGTTCTGGAACGGTGTTGTCTTCCTGCAGCGTCGTCTGTACGAAGGAGCGCAGCTCCTCTTCATCTCTAATTCCAATAACAGACGCGCCGCCAACCCGATCCTCCGCGATGAGATCCATCGGCGGTATTTGCGTTGTGCTGGCCACATGGCTTTTGACGCCAAGCTGACCAAGCTTCAGCATATCTGGCACACTAATGTTTGTTTTCACATAAGGCTGAACGCTTTCAAGAATTTTTTTCATTTGGATAATGTTCCATGTCGATTGAAGCTCTTTGGACACCGCCTGAAGGAAATTTCTCTGACGCTCCGTTCTTGTGAAATCGCTCATCGCATCGTGGCGGAAACGAACGTATTGCAGGGCTTTATCGCCGTCAAGCAGCTGGTAGCCTTTTTTGAGATCAATATCGTAGCGATTGCCGTCGGCGTTATCGGTGTAATGCATATCTTTTTCGACATCGAAGTAAATGCCGCCCATTGCGTCAATCAGGCTTTTAAAGCCTTCAAAGTCGGTATAAACATAATATTGTATGTCGAGACCAAGCAAGTCTCCAACCGTTTTCATAGCGAGCGGATATTCTCCTAAAGTAAGTGCTGTATTAATACGGCCTTTCCCATGTCCTTCTATGTTGACGTAAGTGTCGCGAAGAACGGAGAATAGATGTGCTTTCTTGGTTACAGGATCAAAGGATGCAACCAATATGGAGTCTGAACGAGCCGCTTGCCCCTCGTCTAGCCCGCGAGCGTCACCCCCGAGCAGCAATATATTAACGCGCTCTTTGCCTTCCCATTCAGGAATAGGTACTGGCGTTGCTTCAGAATCCTCGATAGGAGCCTTTGTTGGCTCTGGATCACTGAACTTATCAAGCGCACTGTAAACACCTACGCTCCAATAAATAACAAACGCTGCTACCACACCAAGAATGACAGAGAGGCTGATATAAATCCTTTTCCATCTTTTTTTCTTCGCCATTTTAGCAGTCTCATTTTTCGATTCTTCAGTCGTCTCTTTATTCGTCTCTTTAGGCATTTCGTTAGACGTGCTCCTTTCAGATATTGCGGAATCGTTTTGAAACAATGAGGGTAGATTTCAATGTAAGCATGAGCAAAGATGGCATAGCGAATGATCCGCTCCCAAAAAAAGAAGTTAGCAGAGCAGTATACGTTAGAAATATAAGAACGCATAAGTATGAGCCTTATTAACAGCTTATATTTCATCAGCAAACAAAAGCTTCGCTGCACAAGGCAAAGACAGTCGTTTACGCTAGGCGTGAACTAATGTATGATTACATATCATAAAATTATAAAGCTGAACGACATGCAGAAGCAAGTTTTATCGTTTTAAGTAAATAAAGATCGCTATTTCCTAGGAAATGTCGAAGTGGAAGGGGCTATAACAACCAGATGTTAGCAATCGATGTAAAGGATTTACGCAAGCAATTCAGCGTGCAAAAAAACCGAGAAGGCCTATCCGGCGCCCTCAAGGACTTGTTTAAACGCGAGTACAACGAGGTAACGGCGGTAAAGGATATTTCATTTCAAATTCCGCAGGGTGAAATTTGCGGGTATATTGGCGAGAATGGAGCCGGAAAATCGACAACCATCAAAATGTTGACCGGTATTTTGGTACCGACCGCAGGCGAGCTCAAAGTGAATGGCTACGTGCCTTTTAAGGATAGAGAGAAGTTTGTTAATGGCATTGGTGTTGTATTCGGACAGCGGTCTCAGCTGTGGTGGGATATAGGCGTTATTGAATCGTTCCAATTATTGCGCAAAGTATACCGGGTTTCGGAGGCGGATTTCCGCAAACGTCTTGACGAGCTTGTTGAGCGGCTACAGCTTGGCGACTTATTAAATCGTCCTGTACGCAAGCTGAGCCTTGGGCAGCGGATGCGCTGCGAGCTTGTTGCTTCGCTCCTTCACAATCCATCCATTCTTTTTCTCGATGAGCCTACAATTGGTCTGGATATCGTCGTGAAGACAGAAATTCGTGATTTCCTGATGCAAATGAATAAGGAGCAGGGTACGACTATTTTGCTGACAACTCATGATCTCCAGGATATTGAGGCGCTTTGTTCTCGCGTCATTATGCTCGATGATGGCCGCATTATCTATGATGGCGGACTGGAGGATCTGAAGAGCCGCTGGAGCAAAGGACGCGAAATTCAGTTCCAATTTGCAGGGCATACTGCGCTTGCCAAGCTGCAGCAGTTGACGAGCACACTCGATGTAACATGGACGATGGAGAATGAAGTGAGCGCAAAAATGTGGCTGCCGCATGCCGTTAATGTCTCGGATGCATTGGCATGTGTTGTAGGCGGCGTTGAAATTCGCGACATTAAAATTATCGAAACAAACACCGATGACATCGTTCGAAGCATTTATTCCTCTGGCTCTGCGGCAACATCCAAGGAGACGGTTCAATCATGATGAGCGCTTATATCGACTTTATTCGAATACGGTTTATCATGATGCTTGCGTACCGCGTTAATTATTATAGCGGTATCATTATTTATGCGATTAATATCGGTGCTTATTACTTTCTATGGCAGGCGATTTATGGGGACAAGGAGACGCTGGCCGGTTTCACGGTGACCCAAATGACAACCTACGTTGCGGTATCGTGGATGGCTCGTGCTTTTTACTTCAATAACCTGGACCGCGAGATAGCGAATGAAATAAGGGACGGTAGCGTAGCAGTACAGCTTATTAGACCTTATTCCTATTTAGTCGTAAAAATGATGCAAGGTTTCGGAGAAGGCTTGTTCCGAATGCTGCTCTTCATGGTGCCGGGGATGATTATCGTTTGTTTCTTATTTCCCGTTAAATTACCGACAGATCCGATGACCTGGCTAATTTATTTAGTCATGCTGTTCTTTAGCTTTCTTATCAACTCGCAAATTAATATTTTGACCGGCCTATTCGCATTTTTCGTTGAAAATAACGAAGGCATGATGCGAATGAAACGTGTTATGGTCGATTTGTTTTCTGGCGTAGTTGTGCCGATAGCGTTTTTCCCAGGCTGGCTGTCAGCTATTATGCAGTGGCTGCCATTCCAAGCCATTACGTATTTGCCAAGCTCCGTCTTCACGGGGCGGACGCCTAGCGATCAAATATTGCAGGTGTTTGGCATTCAAGTGCTTTGGTTTGTTGGGCTGCTGGTGCCAATCTGGTTAACGTGGCGCGCCGCTCGCAAGCGGTTGTTCGTGCAAGGGGGATAATAAATATGAGATACGCATCATTATTTTTGGAATACATTAAAAACTACGCGAAGACGCGTCTTACTTATCGTGCTGACTTTTGGATCGAGGTACTTTCCGATTTATTGTTCCAAGGGATGAACCTCATCTTTATTCTGATCGTGTTCCAGCACACGCCGTCGCTTGGCGGCTGGTCTGAGGCAGAGGTCGTTTTCGTTTATGGTTTCTTCATGATCCCATATGGCGTGTTCAGCACCTTCTTCAGCATATGGAATTTCAGCGAGCGTTATATTGTGAAGGGCGAGATGGATCGTGTTCTAACCCGCCCAGCACACAGCCTATATCAGGTGCTCCTCGAAAATGTAGATCCACCTTCTTTAATCGGTTCCTTCGTTGGCGCTATTATTATGGTGCTATGCTGGACACAGCTCGGTTTGCCTTTCGAGATTCTCGATCTCTTTGTGCTGATGCTCTTAATATTAGGTGCAGTGCTGATTTATGCGGGGCTCTACACGGCACTTAGTGCCATTTCCTTTTATTCGGATGCACCGACTGGAATTGTGCCATTGATGTACAACATTCAAAATTATGGACGTTACCCGGTTAATATCTATAACAAAATGATCCGTTTCGTATTAACATGGCTGCTGCCGTTTGCTTTTGTAGGCGTCATCCCAGCTTCTTATTTTCTTGAGAAGAAGGCGGATGATCTCTCACAGCTCGCGCTCCTAACTCCGGTCATGGGAATTATCGTGTTCTCTCTAGGGCTGTTGTTATGGAACCATGGCGTGAAGCGATACCGAGGAGCTGGCTCTTAAGCGGCTTGGTTTTAATTGAATAGGTGTGCAGCAAAAATGATGGGGGACTAATCATGACACAGCTTCAAGTGGGAGATATGGCACCGGAGTTTGTATTGCCGGCGTCAAATGGAGAAGATGTATCACTTAGCGATTATCGCGGGAAAAATGTTGTCCTTTACTTTTATCCAAAGGATATGACGACGGCTTGCATACAGGAATCATGTGATTTTCGAGATGCAAACACAGAAATGCTGAAACGAAATACTGTTATTTTGGGGATTAGCCTAGATACGGTAAAGTCTCATCAGCGTTTTATTGAAAAGAAGGAGCTTCCTTTTCTGTTGTTAGCTGATGTGGAGCATGAGGTGTGCGAGCTGTATGGAGTATGGCAATTAAAGAAGCTTTATGGCAGAGAGTATATGGGTCTTGTCCGATCGACTTTTCTCATCAATGAAGCGGGCAGGCTCGTGCAGGAATGGCGTAAAGTAAGGGTGAAGGGGCATGCAGAGCAGGTACTGGATGCCGTAAGGCAATTGCAGCCGGCTGCTGCTAAATAATTGAAAACAGGACGGAGCAGGAAGTAGCTGCTCCGTCCTGTTTTTTTTGTTTTGGACTCTGAAAAATGTGAATCAAAATGACGCAGAATTTCCCCCCTGCAGCTTACAAATTTGTCACCTGAATTGTCACCCTAATCGATGGTTGGCAATCACTATTTTTTATACGATAGGAAATAGAAAACGGATTTGTAAAGGAGGCGTCAATAAATTGTTCCAATAGCTTGCACTCAGCTGATCGCAGAATATCGAATAAACACAAAATATATGGGGGAATGAAAATGAAAAAGTTGTTAATTGCAATGCTGTCGCTTGTCGCTGTCATCCTAATCGCGGGATATGTTGGCAAGGACAGCATCATCGAAAAAATATTTCCGCAGGCTAAGGGTGTCATTGTGTACGGAGAGAAACAGCAGATCGATGATGTATTAACCAAACATGCCGAGCAATTAGATACAAAAGAAGTATACGAAATAAAAATCGAAATTGCTGATGGACAAAAAATAATGTATTTGTCGCAATCCATGATTCAAGGCTTATTGAAAAGAGAACTGCTTACCGAAGTGGAAGCTGACGGTAAAACAAAAAAGGTTAAATCTTTGTCAACTGTTCCACATGGGGAAGGCTTATTGTTTGCCAAAAAAGAGTCAGACAAGATTAATGGAAATGGAAATCCCATTTCAGTCAAATATGAAGGGAATTTGATTATTGGGAGCGGCCGAGCTTATGTCGATGCATTTGTTGTACTGGAGGACTCATTCTGGTCATCGCTGCAAAAGACAGAAAAAACGATGGCTGTTATGAAATTTAAAGAAGATCCACAAAAGCTGATCGGAAAGTTTGATGTGGAAAGAGACCAGCTTGTAACTTTGAAATAATGGCTCTGGCT from Paenibacillus sp. FSL K6-3182 carries:
- a CDS encoding LCP family protein → MAKKKRWKRIYISLSVILGVVAAFVIYWSVGVYSALDKFSDPEPTKAPIEDSEATPVPIPEWEGKERVNILLLGGDARGLDEGQAARSDSILVASFDPVTKKAHLFSVLRDTYVNIEGHGKGRINTALTLGEYPLAMKTVGDLLGLDIQYYVYTDFEGFKSLIDAMGGIYFDVEKDMHYTDNADGNRYDIDLKKGYQLLDGDKALQYVRFRHDAMSDFTRTERQRNFLQAVSKELQSTWNIIQMKKILESVQPYVKTNISVPDMLKLGQLGVKSHVASTTQIPPMDLIAEDRVGGASVIGIRDEEELRSFVQTTLQEDNTVPEPTASPSSTPSGSDNSNKQQ
- a CDS encoding ABC transporter ATP-binding protein, with product MLAIDVKDLRKQFSVQKNREGLSGALKDLFKREYNEVTAVKDISFQIPQGEICGYIGENGAGKSTTIKMLTGILVPTAGELKVNGYVPFKDREKFVNGIGVVFGQRSQLWWDIGVIESFQLLRKVYRVSEADFRKRLDELVERLQLGDLLNRPVRKLSLGQRMRCELVASLLHNPSILFLDEPTIGLDIVVKTEIRDFLMQMNKEQGTTILLTTHDLQDIEALCSRVIMLDDGRIIYDGGLEDLKSRWSKGREIQFQFAGHTALAKLQQLTSTLDVTWTMENEVSAKMWLPHAVNVSDALACVVGGVEIRDIKIIETNTDDIVRSIYSSGSAATSKETVQS
- a CDS encoding ABC-2 family transporter protein, which codes for MMSAYIDFIRIRFIMMLAYRVNYYSGIIIYAINIGAYYFLWQAIYGDKETLAGFTVTQMTTYVAVSWMARAFYFNNLDREIANEIRDGSVAVQLIRPYSYLVVKMMQGFGEGLFRMLLFMVPGMIIVCFLFPVKLPTDPMTWLIYLVMLFFSFLINSQINILTGLFAFFVENNEGMMRMKRVMVDLFSGVVVPIAFFPGWLSAIMQWLPFQAITYLPSSVFTGRTPSDQILQVFGIQVLWFVGLLVPIWLTWRAARKRLFVQGG
- a CDS encoding ABC-2 family transporter protein encodes the protein MRYASLFLEYIKNYAKTRLTYRADFWIEVLSDLLFQGMNLIFILIVFQHTPSLGGWSEAEVVFVYGFFMIPYGVFSTFFSIWNFSERYIVKGEMDRVLTRPAHSLYQVLLENVDPPSLIGSFVGAIIMVLCWTQLGLPFEILDLFVLMLLILGAVLIYAGLYTALSAISFYSDAPTGIVPLMYNIQNYGRYPVNIYNKMIRFVLTWLLPFAFVGVIPASYFLEKKADDLSQLALLTPVMGIIVFSLGLLLWNHGVKRYRGAGS
- the bcp gene encoding thioredoxin-dependent thiol peroxidase; this translates as MTQLQVGDMAPEFVLPASNGEDVSLSDYRGKNVVLYFYPKDMTTACIQESCDFRDANTEMLKRNTVILGISLDTVKSHQRFIEKKELPFLLLADVEHEVCELYGVWQLKKLYGREYMGLVRSTFLINEAGRLVQEWRKVRVKGHAEQVLDAVRQLQPAAAK
- a CDS encoding lipoprotein BA_5634 family protein, encoding MKKLLIAMLSLVAVILIAGYVGKDSIIEKIFPQAKGVIVYGEKQQIDDVLTKHAEQLDTKEVYEIKIEIADGQKIMYLSQSMIQGLLKRELLTEVEADGKTKKVKSLSTVPHGEGLLFAKKESDKINGNGNPISVKYEGNLIIGSGRAYVDAFVVLEDSFWSSLQKTEKTMAVMKFKEDPQKLIGKFDVERDQLVTLK